One Planctomycetota bacterium DNA segment encodes these proteins:
- a CDS encoding MFS transporter — MRRLRVAWRRAFRQRPIAPEELPDIMRKHIYTGAMGNVWASLVTGLFFVVFGNAVGMDPWLWGVMSSISSFALIGQLFSSWLTQRVKRRKLVWFVNALAARVVRYVTILLAVAFYQPGSKTAATVLIVGTCLCNLFGALSAPPWMSWLADLIPERQHGGFWGRRASWIDAAVGLTIIPTGLLVDRVPEAWKLVALLGVFTGATVVGIVDLLIHNTLPEPPMARPSEAHYFRHLAMPLRDRAFRPWLTFNFCWTFGMTFGGALSLVFFTDQLGIRKNLFGGNIVLTIIPIVGGILVGSKSGKLVDKLGAKPVLWWGHLFWAMLPGLWLFASPATAMFWLTVQGIISGTASRAATTAANKLVTRFPAPQDVAVYSAVSSCVASVASGLGCLAGGYLLRVLAGWELRVLGITFIGFHVLFIVSLALRLVSALCLIRPILETRRAAPPASPAA; from the coding sequence ATGCGGCGGCTCAGGGTCGCCTGGCGCCGAGCCTTCCGCCAGCGCCCCATCGCGCCCGAAGAGTTGCCCGACATCATGCGCAAGCACATCTACACGGGGGCCATGGGCAATGTGTGGGCCTCGCTGGTCACCGGCCTGTTCTTCGTGGTCTTCGGCAACGCCGTGGGCATGGACCCGTGGCTCTGGGGCGTGATGTCGAGCATCTCGTCGTTCGCCCTCATCGGCCAGCTCTTCTCGTCGTGGCTCACGCAGCGGGTGAAGCGCCGCAAGCTGGTCTGGTTCGTGAACGCCCTGGCCGCGCGCGTGGTGCGGTACGTGACCATCCTGCTGGCCGTGGCGTTCTACCAGCCGGGGTCGAAGACGGCGGCCACCGTGCTCATCGTGGGCACGTGCCTGTGCAACCTGTTCGGCGCCCTGTCGGCGCCGCCCTGGATGTCGTGGCTCGCCGACCTCATTCCCGAGCGCCAGCACGGGGGCTTCTGGGGGCGCCGCGCCTCGTGGATTGACGCGGCCGTGGGCCTCACCATCATCCCCACCGGCCTGCTGGTGGACCGCGTGCCCGAGGCCTGGAAGCTGGTGGCCCTGCTCGGCGTGTTCACGGGCGCCACGGTGGTGGGGATCGTGGACCTGCTGATCCACAACACGCTGCCCGAGCCGCCCATGGCGCGGCCCAGCGAGGCCCACTACTTCCGCCATCTGGCCATGCCGCTCCGCGACCGCGCCTTCCGGCCCTGGCTCACCTTCAACTTCTGCTGGACCTTCGGCATGACGTTCGGCGGCGCGCTCTCGCTGGTGTTCTTCACCGACCAACTGGGGATTCGCAAGAACCTCTTCGGCGGCAATATCGTGCTCACCATCATCCCCATCGTCGGCGGCATCCTCGTGGGCTCGAAGTCGGGCAAGCTCGTGGACAAGCTGGGTGCAAAGCCGGTGCTCTGGTGGGGGCACCTCTTCTGGGCCATGCTGCCGGGGTTGTGGCTCTTCGCCTCGCCGGCCACGGCGATGTTCTGGCTCACGGTGCAGGGCATCATCAGCGGCACCGCCAGCCGAGCGGCCACCACGGCGGCCAATAAGCTCGTCACCCGCTTCCCCGCGCCGCAGGACGTGGCGGTCTACAGCGCCGTGTCGTCCTGCGTCGCCAGCGTGGCCTCGGGCCTCGGGTGCCTGGCCGGGGGGTATCTCCTGCGAGTGCTCGCGGGCTGGGAGCTCCGCGTGCTGGGCATCACCTTCATCGGCTTCCACGTGCTCTTCATCGTGTCGCTGGCCCTGCGGCTCGTCTCGGCGCTTTGCCTGATTCGGCCCATCCTCGAGACGCGCCGCGCCGCCCCGCCCGCCTCTCCCGCCGCCTGA
- a CDS encoding TIM barrel protein, producing MEMGVTAVMLPELDFAEQIALCRELGIRYYQYRPRVIPPEQRDKPWGNWGNHRFDLTPERLVKEGAALTRRLRDAGLEPWGTVPVCSTDLPDDAIKLHLEGAAAAEAKAVRCGPPSYPREPFDYEALLDRVVERYAHIIGHLAAPMGIKLILETHCGTMITSPGLAWNVVRHFPPDRIGVIFDIANFGREGEVAPVLAVSVLRDYIDCVHIGGNRRIITDVDPLGCKKMAGQMCRMEEGDLYLPAWVKALHDAGIHPPLIIEDFTPNMAGADRLRQSAAALSKMLAAL from the coding sequence ATGGAGATGGGCGTCACCGCCGTGATGTTGCCGGAGCTGGACTTCGCCGAGCAGATCGCGCTCTGCCGCGAGCTGGGCATCCGCTACTACCAGTACCGCCCGCGCGTCATCCCGCCCGAGCAGCGCGACAAGCCGTGGGGCAACTGGGGCAACCACAGGTTCGACCTCACGCCCGAGCGGCTGGTGAAGGAGGGCGCCGCGCTCACCCGCCGGCTGCGCGACGCAGGGCTCGAGCCCTGGGGCACCGTGCCGGTGTGCTCGACCGACCTGCCCGACGACGCCATCAAGCTCCACCTCGAAGGAGCCGCCGCGGCCGAGGCGAAGGCGGTCCGCTGCGGTCCGCCAAGCTACCCGCGCGAGCCGTTCGACTACGAGGCCCTGCTCGACCGCGTGGTCGAGCGCTATGCCCACATCATCGGGCACCTAGCCGCCCCCATGGGTATCAAGCTCATCCTCGAGACCCACTGCGGCACCATGATCACCTCGCCGGGCCTGGCGTGGAACGTCGTCCGCCACTTTCCGCCCGACCGCATCGGCGTGATCTTCGACATCGCCAACTTCGGCCGCGAGGGCGAGGTGGCCCCCGTGCTCGCCGTGTCGGTGCTGCGCGACTACATTGACTGCGTGCACATCGGCGGCAACCGCCGCATCATCACGGATGTGGACCCCCTCGGCTGCAAGAAGATGGCGGGCCAGATGTGCCGGATGGAGGAGGGGGACCTCTACCTGCCCGCGTGGGTGAAGGCCCTTCACGACGCGGGGATCCACCCGCCGCTGATCATCGAGGACTTCACGCCGAACATGGCCGGAGCGGACCGCCTGCGACAGAGCGCCGCGGCGCTGAGCAAGATGCTCGCCGCCCTGTGA
- a CDS encoding M20 family metallopeptidase codes for MTPGLVALLRELVSIPSMNPYRRPDLPPGYGEAALAARVAALLRDAGLSVELQEIAPGRPNVLARLDGPPDAAPRLFVAHLDTVPVEGMTIAPFEGAVREGRLYGRGACDNKGSLAAMLAALRRVAAAGSNTSPLLFAATADEENGYRGIRAALRQCGPPTADGGPESARAPRAAFVGEPTSLAIVIAHRGVVRWTLTQSGQSAHSAHPEQGVNAIYRMTPLLRDLEALAGEIARRPAHPLVGPPTLSVGTIHGGHSVNTVPDHCTIEVDRRLVPGESADEAEAEVRTLAGRHGAAVERFFYAGAFEVPPDALAVRMAEAAVRAVTGAAKTLGVAYATEAPEVSDAGIPVVVLGPGDGSKAHSADEWIELDQLDAASQVYEHLMTQPVEK; via the coding sequence ATGACGCCAGGGCTCGTGGCGCTCCTTCGCGAGCTCGTGAGCATCCCCAGCATGAACCCCTATCGCCGCCCCGACCTGCCGCCGGGCTACGGCGAGGCCGCGCTCGCCGCGCGCGTGGCCGCACTCCTGCGCGACGCCGGCCTGAGCGTGGAACTCCAGGAGATCGCCCCCGGCCGCCCCAACGTCCTCGCCCGCCTCGACGGGCCGCCCGACGCCGCCCCGCGGCTCTTCGTGGCGCACCTCGACACCGTGCCGGTCGAGGGCATGACCATCGCGCCCTTCGAAGGCGCGGTGCGCGAGGGGCGCCTCTACGGCCGCGGGGCCTGCGACAACAAGGGGTCCCTCGCCGCCATGCTCGCCGCGCTCCGGCGCGTGGCGGCCGCAGGGTCCAACACGTCGCCCCTCCTCTTCGCCGCCACGGCCGACGAGGAGAACGGCTACCGCGGCATCCGGGCCGCGCTGCGGCAGTGCGGCCCGCCGACCGCGGATGGCGGACCGGAATCCGCGAGGGCGCCGCGGGCCGCGTTCGTCGGAGAGCCCACGTCCCTTGCCATCGTGATCGCCCACCGCGGCGTGGTTCGGTGGACGCTCACCCAGTCGGGCCAGAGCGCCCACAGCGCGCACCCCGAGCAGGGGGTGAACGCGATCTACCGAATGACGCCGCTGCTGCGCGACCTGGAGGCCCTGGCGGGCGAGATCGCGCGCCGGCCCGCCCACCCGCTCGTGGGGCCGCCCACGCTCAGCGTGGGCACCATCCACGGCGGCCACAGCGTGAACACCGTGCCCGACCACTGCACCATCGAGGTGGACCGCCGCCTGGTGCCCGGAGAGTCGGCCGATGAGGCCGAGGCCGAAGTGCGCACCCTGGCCGGCCGCCACGGGGCGGCCGTCGAGCGCTTCTTCTACGCCGGCGCCTTCGAGGTGCCGCCCGACGCCCTGGCCGTGCGCATGGCCGAGGCGGCGGTGCGGGCGGTGACGGGCGCGGCAAAGACCCTGGGCGTCGCCTATGCCACCGAGGCCCCCGAGGTGTCCGACGCCGGCATCCCCGTCGTGGTCCTCGGGCCGGGCGACGGCTCGAAGGCCCACTCGGCCGACGAGTGGATCGAGCTTGACCAACTGGACGCCGCCTCCCAGGTGTACGAACACCTGATGACCCAACCGGTTGAAAAATGA